Proteins found in one Thermoplasmata archaeon genomic segment:
- a CDS encoding ABC transporter permease, protein MSTSSEVASAPKHLPVRFIRPSKGWRRLDLRELWEYRELLYFFAWRDIKVRYKQTVIGAAWAILQPVLLMVVFTLFFGQVSAFQQTNIPYPLMTYSGLVPWGVFAAGLAMGGVSITANQALITKVYFPRILLPASTVIAALVDFAIASIVLVGLMLYFGFVPTLITIALPLFVLLAIVTSMGIAFWLSALDARYRDIHYTIPFLTQLWLFATPILYPASIVPASLRWIYSLNPMVGVVDGFRWALLGQAFAFDLTSWLSVVVALLIFVSGIFYFLRVEKTLPDVV, encoded by the coding sequence ATGTCCACGTCGTCGGAAGTCGCCTCCGCCCCAAAGCACCTGCCCGTCCGGTTCATCCGGCCGTCGAAGGGATGGCGGCGCCTCGATCTCCGCGAGCTCTGGGAATACCGGGAGCTTCTCTACTTCTTCGCGTGGCGGGACATCAAGGTCCGCTACAAGCAGACCGTGATCGGTGCGGCGTGGGCGATCCTCCAGCCCGTCCTCCTCATGGTCGTGTTCACCCTGTTCTTCGGGCAGGTGTCGGCCTTCCAACAAACGAACATTCCCTACCCCCTGATGACCTACTCGGGCCTCGTGCCCTGGGGAGTCTTCGCCGCGGGACTGGCCATGGGCGGCGTGAGCATCACCGCGAACCAAGCGCTCATTACGAAGGTCTACTTCCCCCGAATTCTCCTGCCCGCCTCTACGGTGATCGCCGCCCTCGTCGACTTCGCGATCGCCTCCATCGTCCTCGTGGGCCTCATGCTGTACTTCGGGTTCGTGCCGACCCTAATCACGATCGCGCTTCCCCTGTTCGTCCTCCTGGCGATCGTGACGAGCATGGGCATCGCCTTCTGGCTCTCCGCGCTCGACGCGCGTTATCGCGACATCCACTACACGATCCCCTTCCTCACTCAGCTGTGGCTGTTCGCGACGCCGATCCTGTACCCGGCATCCATTGTCCCCGCGTCCCTGCGCTGGATCTACTCCCTGAACCCCATGGTGGGCGTGGTCGACGGCTTCCGCTGGGCGCTCCTGGGCCAGGCCTTCGCATTCGACTTGACCTCCTGGCTCTCCGTGGTGGTCGCCCTCCTGATCTTCGTGAGTGGCATCTTCTACTTCCTTCGGGTGGAGAAGACCCTGCCGGACGTGGTGTGA